Genomic window (Plodia interpunctella isolate USDA-ARS_2022_Savannah chromosome 25, ilPloInte3.2, whole genome shotgun sequence):
aggcgactaaggagcACATAGCTTTAACAGCTGATAAGCAGCAAAAGTATTCCCAAatagagttgacgtcaggcggtcggttgtaaaatcatagctaaATCATTtcaaagtgatttttttttatgccaACCCTGCgggctttggggcgtcacagctccgaacgTAACTACAGAAGATGAGAGACTAGAGACGTAACTAAACTTAGGATCTCTTATAACACGTGGGTGTACATAAACGTCGCTTCGAACCATTGCTTCATGATAGAGTTAAATTTAGCccaaaattatgataaacgAGATTTTGTGGGTGGAAGGCGTCAGACAGTCCAAGGATTGGTGTTATCTCGGTTAATGGAGGTTAGGAATTGCGGCATTTGACGATGATTCATCATGTTAATCAAATAGTATCGTAAAAGATTAGACACGACATTAGAAGTTAGAAAGATTGACCAGAATATAACCATGTTTATATtcttattgttaattttcatataagaAGCTTCCGGtggaggaaaacatcgtgaggaaacctgcacacagatggacagtttagtttactagtgtgtatgcgacctCCTGCCattagatggcggtaagtagtcgtaaaaaggcatgtcaggtgcctttaggcgacttgaataaaatctgacaccagtgttagctataacacactcgatatgatgatgatctgTATAAGAAAGTATcatcatttgttttaattttacaaatgattccattatatataggtatgttaaATGATTTTACAAAAGATTCAAATTTTTACTATCCATAAACGAAAGCGTGtcaagaaaaagtaaatttgtcaAAGCATTTGAAGTTTCCATATAGACCTACCTAGCTTTTTACCGGTCATCGTGCCTCATCGTAATTTGTAACAACATACATAgacacatacaaactttctcatttataatattagtatgttagTCAACGTAAAACGTAAAACTTTACCTGCGCTTCGACAGATGCTAAAAATATGGTGACAAAATCTTTTCCGCCCGTGACGCAGGTCCTCTTGGGAGGGTTGGGCTCGAAGTCATAGTGGGCCAGCGCCGTGATGTACCAGAACACAGCGAAGACCAGCCATATAGCGAAGTGGACGACCACAGTCCCCATCACTATCCAACGCCAACGAAGGTTGATCTGTTGAAACATGTTCATTAGACTGTATACTGTGGCAATGGTCACACAACTTGGGATGTCGTCGTGCGAAGTAAAGATGAAAAAGTAGGAGATCTAGGACCCTGATTGATTTGATTGGTGATTTAAAGATAATGAAGAAAgaagagagagaaaataagATTACCAAAGTATGGAACGTGTCATTGAGAAGCCGGATCCTCTCGTACGGCACGTTGGAGATCATCGCCACGTTCTCCAGACCAGCCTTGGAGACGAGCCGCTTGGGGTAGTCCGCGTATCCTCCGCGACGCATATGGATGGGCTTGCTGGAGCTGcaactttataaataactgtACTAGATGTTCTGTATAAAGACGAAAAAGAAATCAGTAAAAGATATACTTTTGCGTTTATatccttacattattataaaataaagtgccactgccgcatctgtctgaTCATCTGatattttcatgcggttttcatcaatagatagtgcgatTCTTGGCGaaggtgtacaatttattaagtttttacccgagcgaagccgggccggACGGCTAGTATATCGATaagaaacaatatataaactttagctaaatacatacacaaaCGGTCAGACAACGAAGTTCCGTTTTTTTTTGAGctatggaaccctaaaaatatagttacatgTGAATATGCATACATTATagctttcacaaaatctaattccaactttcaTAGTTGTTTAGGAATTATTCGTAGAAGTCGGCCTTCAGGCCACACGCTACATAGACCAATTTAGACTAGATATCTACCAGAATCACAGCTATGGCAATAGTCGAAACAATATGTTAAATACCTTTATAAACAACGTTATTCATACTCTGTTTATTGAGCAATTAGCAAGTTATTGATTCACTAATCTtacttctaaaaaaatatttttagactttGCAGAACACGACTTTGTGTTCGTTTCGTTCCTTTTGTACTAGAATTTAAAGATTATTACAACATAGCCAGTCAATTTCTCATCAAACCAGATTTCATCATTAgcaatgataaaaatattattcttctaTGCTGTTAGCGACGTCTCAGCTCTGAAACTCTTCATATCAGTGGCATATCGATATATGCTTAATTGTAAGAAttcttgtaattattaaattatgttttaactaaCAAAGACATAGTTACTTACTAAATTGGAATCTGCTTCTTCTCCAAGTTCATTGGTTTCGTTTTCATCTCTTGCTCTTTTCTCGGTAAACTCAAACTCGTATCACTCTGAGTGATCACAATCTTCGGCAGTTGTTCCGACAGTCTTCTCAACCTTTCTGACTTCAGCTCTGGCAGTGACGTCACACTGTTCATACTTATAGCATTTCCTATCTCGTTTTCTATCTTAAAATTTACGTTTTGTTctttaaacatttcatttctgATATCATTTAACACTTTAGGTTTCAACGGTTCAATTTCTTCTTCGTGACCCAAAGATTCATGGCTTGAATCTCCTGTTccacttatataataatccGGTTTATGACTCTCGCTAAGTGTTTTACCTTCTTCACCATTTACTTTGACAATAAATTCAGAATCGGATTCTTCTTTAGGTATTTCTATAATAGCCACACCTCTATTATCGTCCTTAATAGTTTCATAATCTGGTTCTTCCAAAATTGTGTCGGTAATTACTTCATGTCTATAATTATCAAACTCTTTATTCAATACTTCGTATACTGCATCTTCTTCATTGATGAATGCTGCTTTCTCGTCTACATTTGGTATTACATTTTCGAGATAGTGCAAACATTCATCATATATTTCGTTTAGCTGTTCATATTCATTGTTTAGGTTAGTACTATCCATTTCTAATACCTTTTAATTGCAATTAACTCAATCAAACGTAACATAGGCTATTGTACAAAGTAACATGTGATGACTATTCCTTTGCGGCGTAGATAGAACCTCaacaattatgttaaaaacttTTGCACCAATTCActgattttatacaatatacgtagatataataaaatctttccCTAATCACAATAaagaacttacttttgcacaacataatttatattattttaacaacattGCGagttttctcaaaaaaaaaatacttagccaaaatattatatagtattacataaatttcGTTTTCACTATTTACTAGTGTAGTTCCTCACTATTTCACATCACCACAGATTTTTTCACATTGTAACGAAGCCTAAAGAAAATTCTGTGTTTGTCACCAACTTCTTCCAAGATTTCCCCGACTATGTATACCCAGCCTGTCATTTGATGAATACGTTTCTTATCAGATGGCACTGTTATCTTGTTATCAGTGCTAATTGTGAGCGTGGAGAGCGCGCACTAAACTCGAGATCCTACTGCGACCTTGTTTGACTCTGCTTGTGGGTCATTCTGCTCCCTACAAAATacttagtaatatatttttattaatataatattattatattttatacttatttattccCAACATGGGTATTGggaataaataagtataataaagcATGTTTCTAACAATctgtttttttatcatttattatacaCAAATACTTAAATCAACAGTTAAAGCTCCACCGgtaaaggttaggttaggttacgcatattatatttgtaaatttcaaaatttattttcaagtaggtacctatgcaTACCTACTTAGCTTTAATAAAACCTAAAAGCATTAGCAATATTGCTAATgttgtcatattttatacaactCACCCGAACACACCCGACATGActttttacacaaatttaaataaataaatatttatataataatcacatctacatattataattatgaattaaaccccgtatatataatttcacaaaatatttattattaaacacgccaaaattaaaatcaaatcaaaatgaaaattcagatgttaggccttcacaggcactttttcacgtcatattctaaattaaatgatatttatcgaatgatatttataacgaccactactgagaaaaaatgccgaaagaaaatcattcaaacagtgttgatcCCCATCCATAACAGAATATACCTCTCATGATGATCACAATTTGAATTCAGCATTGCAGGTTTCATGAGTTACATAAAGATATTACGTCGAGTGTAACGTGACagatataggtattataatatattacttatacaaaTGTTCACATATGCATAGTGACTTATATCT
Coding sequences:
- the LOC128680838 gene encoding ATP-sensitive inward rectifier potassium channel 1-like isoform X2, which gives rise to MDSTNLNNEYEQLNEIYDECLHYLENVIPNVDEKAAFINEEDAVYEVLNKEFDNYRHEVITDTILEEPDYETIKDDNRGVAIIEIPKEESDSEFIVKVNGEEGKTLSESHKPDYYISGTGDSSHESLGHEEEIEPLKPKVLNDIRNEMFKEQNVNFKIENEIGNAISMNSVTSLPELKSERLRRLSEQLPKIVITQSDTSLSLPRKEQEMKTKPMNLEKKQIPIYSSKPIHMRRGGYADYPKRLVSKAGLENVAMISNVPYERIRLLNDTFHTLINLRWRWIVMGTVVVHFAIWLVFAVFWYITALAHYDFEPNPPKRTCVTGGKDFVTIFLASVEAQTTIGFGDRAIDEECPESIFLFIMQLILGTGLSGVLTCVVYAKLTRPEKLSRDGVGFSKNAVISMRDGRLCLMMRAWDLNYDHIISSEFSAHFVNTHRTKEGETLRFFAQTLELQQQQFLLWPVTLVHVIDENSPLFGYTPDHIVNTNYEITLSLKGASASMGTFTQSQTSYLPREVMWGQRFVPVVKYDARKQKYVIDQQKLDVTETVDTPFRSASELQSAPQEASESTPCPGTPSSFTEKISAFHLERQSSFKRKGQK
- the LOC128680838 gene encoding ATP-sensitive inward rectifier potassium channel 1-like isoform X1; translated protein: MDSTNLNNEYEQLNEIYDECLHYLENVIPNVDEKAAFINEEDAVYEVLNKEFDNYRHEVITDTILEEPDYETIKDDNRGVAIIEIPKEESDSEFIVKVNGEEGKTLSESHKPDYYISGTGDSSHESLGHEEEIEPLKPKVLNDIRNEMFKEQNVNFKIENEIGNAISMNSVTSLPELKSERLRRLSEQLPKIVITQSDTSLSLPRKEQEMKTKPMNLEKKQIPIYCSSSKPIHMRRGGYADYPKRLVSKAGLENVAMISNVPYERIRLLNDTFHTLINLRWRWIVMGTVVVHFAIWLVFAVFWYITALAHYDFEPNPPKRTCVTGGKDFVTIFLASVEAQTTIGFGDRAIDEECPESIFLFIMQLILGTGLSGVLTCVVYAKLTRPEKLSRDGVGFSKNAVISMRDGRLCLMMRAWDLNYDHIISSEFSAHFVNTHRTKEGETLRFFAQTLELQQQQFLLWPVTLVHVIDENSPLFGYTPDHIVNTNYEITLSLKGASASMGTFTQSQTSYLPREVMWGQRFVPVVKYDARKQKYVIDQQKLDVTETVDTPFRSASELQSAPQEASESTPCPGTPSSFTEKISAFHLERQSSFKRKGQK